A single region of the Sphingobium sp. Cam5-1 genome encodes:
- a CDS encoding sensor histidine kinase: MRLLPRSLVGRMAFLLGAALAVAQLANFGLILNEREKLALAQNDGPAITRFAGAFADMSAAEDIFRKALAADLSHRGARFALRADSGIAEGDRSNAVEARLAEDLRNLGANAQEVRASAAHPQPSQRRRADGPARYAVSLAARLPDGQWLAGTLPAPRRDPGLVTRLAAATLLLYLVVLGVTIAVARRLARPLHNLAMAARQFRGRTAPLRVEPSGPDDLREAIAAFNDMNQRLVALLDEKDGMLGAIGHDLRTPLASLRIRLENMEPADEREAAISKIGEITATLEDILSLATSGRQREPLRPADVTALIETAVEEYQDLGENVAWSPAVRHVLPVQPSQLKRAVQNLIDNAIKYGGSATVTVAAAGDMLRIEVTDRGPGIPAGQIERVMRPFYRMEESRNRETGGSGLGLAITKAIAESHGGTLVLEDTGEGLRACIMLPGLGKSRTPGPY, from the coding sequence ATGGCCTTCCTTCTCGGAGCTGCGCTGGCGGTCGCGCAGCTCGCGAATTTCGGTCTCATCCTCAACGAGCGCGAAAAGCTTGCCCTAGCGCAGAATGACGGACCGGCGATCACGCGCTTTGCCGGCGCCTTCGCCGACATGTCCGCAGCCGAGGATATTTTCCGCAAGGCGCTTGCGGCAGACCTGTCTCACCGCGGCGCGCGCTTCGCGCTGCGCGCCGACAGCGGCATCGCCGAAGGCGACCGGAGCAATGCGGTCGAGGCGAGACTTGCCGAGGATTTGCGCAATCTCGGCGCGAACGCGCAAGAGGTCCGCGCAAGCGCCGCGCATCCGCAGCCCTCGCAGCGAAGGCGCGCTGACGGGCCGGCGCGCTATGCCGTGTCGCTGGCGGCGAGGCTCCCCGATGGCCAATGGCTCGCGGGCACACTTCCCGCGCCGCGACGCGATCCTGGCCTCGTCACGCGCCTGGCAGCCGCGACGCTGCTTCTCTACCTCGTGGTACTGGGCGTCACCATTGCCGTTGCGCGCCGTCTGGCGCGGCCCCTGCACAACCTTGCCATGGCCGCGCGCCAGTTTCGGGGCCGGACGGCGCCCCTCAGGGTCGAGCCGAGCGGCCCGGACGATCTGCGCGAAGCCATTGCGGCCTTCAACGACATGAACCAGCGGCTCGTGGCGTTGCTTGACGAGAAGGACGGGATGCTCGGCGCCATCGGCCACGACCTGCGCACACCCCTGGCCTCGCTGCGTATCCGGCTCGAAAACATGGAGCCGGCCGACGAGCGCGAGGCGGCGATCTCCAAGATCGGGGAAATTACGGCGACGCTTGAAGACATATTGTCGCTCGCGACGTCGGGACGGCAGCGCGAGCCCCTGCGGCCTGCTGACGTCACCGCCCTTATCGAGACGGCGGTCGAAGAATATCAGGATCTTGGCGAAAATGTCGCATGGAGCCCGGCCGTGCGTCATGTCCTCCCAGTGCAGCCCAGCCAGTTGAAGCGCGCCGTGCAGAATCTGATCGATAATGCGATCAAATATGGCGGCAGCGCAACGGTGACGGTCGCGGCCGCCGGCGACATGCTGCGCATCGAGGTGACGGACAGGGGGCCAGGCATTCCCGCCGGCCAGATCGAGCGCGTGATGCGCCCATTCTACCGGATGGAGGAGTCGCGCAACCGGGAAACGGGTGGCAGCGGCCTTGGCCTCGCAATCACGAAGGCGATCGCCGAGAGCCATGGCGGAACGCTTGTCCTGGAAGATACCGGTGAGGGACTGAGGGCATGCATAATGCTTCCCGGGCTTGGGAAGAGCCGCACGCCTGGGCCTTATTGA
- a CDS encoding acyltransferase family protein — protein MLTADAARRSDAIAIARVICIIGVVYVHAWTGLNGHDLESLRGTPQEGLRWTLMEIFGRGAVPLLGLISGWLVEGSSRTQDWVRHVRRKARTILLPMVMWNALAILFVSGAAWALGLSAPVPQSTGWMFEELFIASRNPDINVQMPFLRDLFLCMVAAPLFVRLPAGVLLAIALCAALCQLLGWGPPVLMRASILFFFVMGILARRTGLADRVASLPFGVAALPFILLMPAQLTFALLPARALPGVEAAMLDLAVRVAAAMFFWRLAWSLAGSAARGMLLRIEPFAFFLFCSHLILIWLGGPVLGAIFGKLGSPLYPVYLLMQPLLVLAAVMILGSLLSRTTPALARLLSGGRLAGAWAQGRLLAA, from the coding sequence ATGTTGACCGCCGATGCGGCTCGCCGATCTGATGCGATCGCGATAGCGCGCGTCATCTGCATCATCGGTGTCGTCTATGTTCACGCCTGGACGGGCCTTAATGGTCATGATCTGGAAAGCCTGCGCGGGACGCCGCAGGAGGGGCTGCGATGGACGCTCATGGAGATATTCGGCCGTGGCGCAGTGCCACTGCTTGGGCTGATCTCAGGATGGCTGGTCGAGGGGTCTTCCCGCACCCAGGACTGGGTGCGTCATGTCAGGCGCAAGGCGCGGACAATATTGCTGCCAATGGTGATGTGGAATGCGCTGGCGATCCTGTTCGTCTCAGGGGCGGCCTGGGCGCTGGGGCTCTCCGCACCCGTGCCGCAATCGACCGGCTGGATGTTCGAGGAGTTGTTCATCGCCAGCCGCAATCCCGACATCAACGTGCAGATGCCGTTCCTGCGCGACCTGTTCCTCTGCATGGTCGCCGCACCTCTCTTTGTTCGCCTGCCGGCGGGGGTGCTTCTGGCGATCGCTCTATGCGCAGCCTTGTGCCAGCTGCTTGGCTGGGGACCGCCGGTTCTGATGCGGGCGTCGATCCTGTTCTTCTTCGTTATGGGGATCCTGGCGCGGCGCACGGGCCTGGCAGATCGTGTCGCGTCGCTGCCTTTCGGCGTCGCGGCCTTGCCTTTCATCCTGCTGATGCCGGCACAACTCACCTTTGCGCTGCTGCCGGCGCGCGCGCTGCCGGGCGTCGAGGCGGCGATGCTCGACCTGGCAGTGCGCGTGGCGGCAGCCATGTTTTTCTGGCGATTGGCCTGGAGCCTTGCAGGCAGTGCGGCGCGAGGCATGTTGCTGCGCATTGAACCTTTCGCCTTCTTCCTTTTCTGTTCGCATCTCATTCTGATCTGGCTGGGCGGACCGGTGCTGGGCGCGATATTCGGCAAGCTCGGTTCACCCCTCTACCCGGTCTATCTGCTCATGCAGCCCCTGCTGGTGCTTGCCGCGGTCATGATATTGGGCTCACTGTTGAGCCGCACCACACCGGCATTGGCGAGGCTGTTGAGCGGCGGACGGCTGGCTGGAGCATGGGCCCAGGGCAGGCTGCTTGCAGCCTAG
- a CDS encoding EF-hand domain-containing protein: MKKLTRNVLLGMSLSAMAFAGSAYAEQGKGDRVTKRTEVETRSVAMFTRMDVNKDGKIDQADRAARLAAQFDRLDTDKSGQISREEFSARRQRQDGASAADAGEGGRHHRWGGRGRGGHGGMMLGHMADADKDGAVTQAEFTAAALARFDRLDANKDGQVTKEERQAARKAMRDQWRAKRQGAPAETPAG, encoded by the coding sequence ATGAAAAAGCTGACCCGCAATGTTCTGCTGGGGATGTCGCTCTCGGCCATGGCCTTTGCAGGCTCTGCCTATGCCGAGCAGGGCAAAGGCGACCGGGTGACGAAGCGGACGGAGGTGGAGACGCGCAGCGTCGCTATGTTCACGCGCATGGACGTGAACAAGGACGGCAAGATCGACCAGGCCGACCGGGCGGCGAGACTTGCCGCGCAGTTCGACCGCCTCGATACCGACAAAAGCGGCCAGATCTCGCGCGAGGAGTTCAGTGCGCGGCGCCAGCGCCAGGATGGCGCGAGCGCGGCGGATGCAGGTGAAGGCGGTAGGCACCATCGCTGGGGCGGCCGGGGCCGAGGCGGCCATGGCGGCATGATGTTGGGCCACATGGCCGATGCCGACAAGGACGGCGCCGTCACCCAGGCCGAGTTCACGGCCGCCGCGCTCGCCCGCTTCGACCGACTGGACGCCAACAAGGACGGGCAGGTCACCAAGGAGGAAAGGCAGGCGGCACGCAAGGCCATGCGCGATCAATGGCGTGCCAAGCGGCAGGGCGCTCCGGCGGAAACGCCGGCGGGCTGA
- a CDS encoding FMN-binding glutamate synthase family protein: protein MLKPRLSRFTAWILVVALFLAGLALEPQSPGQWMLLVIPGLLSLLGLWDVFQTRHAVLRNYPVIGHVRWIVELVRPEIRQYLLEEEDKPVPFSRAQRSLVYRRAKGVSSDHPFGTLLDPYARDYEFIQHSMLPAVPADPRTLRITIGNDQCAQPYSASIFNISAMSFGSLSANAIRALNKGAALGGFYHDTGEGSISPYHREFGGDIVWEIASGYFGCRTADGRFDPDRFAAQAADPQIKMIEIKLSQGAKPGHGGILPARKVTPEIAQTRGIPPEQDCISPSRHSAFSTPREMMAFIDQLRRLSGGKPVGFKLCIGLPWEFMAIVKAMLETGTVPDFIVVDGGEGGTGAAPVEFSDHIGLPMREGLLFVHNVLEGAGLRERVKIGVAGRLISAFDLAAVLAIGADWANSARGFMFALGCIQSMNCHTNRCPTGVATQDPARQRGLVVPDKAERVRRFHARTVHALADMLAAAGLGHPDDLRPHHVAHRISSTRVRHFDQAHTYLKPGELLGGACPHHFYRENWARAQSASFAPLIRPIAWETPTVTMPG from the coding sequence TTGCTCAAACCGCGTCTCAGCCGCTTCACAGCATGGATCCTCGTCGTCGCCCTCTTCCTGGCGGGTCTTGCGCTAGAGCCGCAGTCGCCTGGTCAGTGGATGCTCCTCGTCATCCCCGGGCTGCTCAGCCTCCTTGGTCTGTGGGATGTGTTCCAGACCCGCCATGCGGTGCTGCGCAACTATCCCGTGATCGGCCATGTCCGTTGGATCGTAGAACTGGTCCGTCCGGAAATCCGGCAGTATCTGCTGGAGGAAGAAGACAAGCCGGTGCCCTTCTCCCGGGCTCAGCGTTCGCTCGTCTATCGCCGCGCCAAGGGTGTCTCGTCCGATCATCCCTTCGGCACCCTCCTTGATCCCTATGCGCGCGACTATGAGTTCATCCAGCATTCGATGCTGCCGGCCGTGCCGGCCGATCCCCGGACCTTGCGTATCACGATCGGAAACGACCAGTGCGCCCAGCCCTATTCGGCCAGCATCTTCAACATCTCGGCGATGAGCTTCGGATCGCTGTCGGCCAACGCCATTCGCGCACTGAACAAAGGCGCCGCGCTCGGCGGCTTCTATCATGACACCGGCGAAGGCAGCATCAGCCCCTATCACCGCGAGTTCGGCGGCGACATTGTCTGGGAGATCGCCAGCGGCTATTTCGGTTGCCGGACCGCCGACGGGCGCTTTGATCCCGACCGGTTCGCCGCCCAGGCAGCCGACCCCCAGATCAAGATGATCGAGATCAAGCTCAGCCAGGGCGCCAAGCCGGGCCATGGCGGCATCCTGCCAGCCAGGAAGGTCACCCCGGAAATCGCGCAGACGCGCGGAATTCCTCCTGAGCAGGACTGCATATCGCCATCCCGGCATTCCGCCTTTTCGACGCCGCGCGAGATGATGGCCTTCATCGACCAGCTGCGGCGGCTGTCCGGCGGCAAGCCTGTGGGCTTCAAGCTGTGCATCGGGCTGCCCTGGGAATTCATGGCGATCGTCAAGGCCATGCTGGAGACCGGGACGGTTCCTGATTTCATCGTCGTCGACGGCGGCGAAGGCGGCACGGGCGCGGCGCCGGTCGAGTTCAGCGACCATATCGGTCTACCGATGCGCGAGGGCCTGCTTTTCGTGCACAATGTGCTCGAGGGGGCTGGTCTTCGCGAGCGGGTCAAGATCGGCGTTGCGGGCCGACTGATCAGCGCCTTCGACCTCGCCGCCGTCTTGGCCATTGGCGCTGACTGGGCCAATTCGGCGCGGGGCTTCATGTTTGCGCTTGGATGTATCCAGTCGATGAACTGCCACACGAACCGTTGCCCCACCGGCGTTGCCACACAGGATCCGGCGCGCCAGCGCGGCCTCGTCGTCCCCGACAAGGCGGAGCGTGTCCGCCGTTTTCACGCCAGGACCGTACATGCCCTTGCCGACATGCTTGCCGCGGCAGGTCTTGGCCATCCGGACGATCTGCGCCCGCATCATGTGGCGCACCGGATCAGTTCGACCAGGGTACGGCACTTCGACCAGGCCCACACCTATCTCAAACCCGGCGAACTCCTCGGCGGGGCGTGCCCGCACCACTTCTATCGGGAAAACTGGGCCCGCGCGCAGAGCGCCAGCTTCGCGCCGCTGATCCGTCCCATAGCCTGGGAAACCCCGACCGTGACCATGCCGGGCTGA